Sequence from the Longimicrobium sp. genome:
CTTCACGGTCGCCAGCGCCGCGGGGATGTCGGGGTCCTCGGTGAAGCCGTAGCGCACCGTCATCCGGTAGAAGCCCTGCCCCTGCGCCGCCACCTGCACCCGCTCCTCCTCGTCCACCACCGGGATCTCCAGCACCTCCACCGTGAGCAGCACCACCCGCTCGTGCAGCACCTTGTTGTGGATCAGGTTGTGGAGGAGGGCCGGCGGGGTGCCGTCGCTGCTCCCGTACATGAACACCGCCGTCCCCGGCACGCGCGTGGTCTTGGTCCGCTCCACGTCGCCCAGGAAGAGCTTGAGCGGCAGGGTGGAGGCCTGCATCCGCCCGGCCAGGATCTGCCGCCCCTTCTTCCACGTGGTCATCAGCGTGAAGATCACCGCCGCCACCGCCAGCGGGAACCAGCCGCCATGCGGGATCTTCTCCAGGTTCGCCCCCCAGAAGGCCAGGTCCACCACCAGGAAGGCGGCCGCGAGCCCGCCGGCCTTCCACCACGGCCAGTGCCAGCGCGTCCGCGCCACCGCGGTGAAGAGGAGCGTGGTGAACACCATGTCGGTGGTCACCGCCACCCCGTACGCGTTGGCCAGGCTGCTCGACTCGCGGAAGCCGGCCACCAGCCCCAGGCAGGCCAGCATCAGCAGCCAGTTGACCCCGGGGATGTAGATCTGCCCGATCTCGCGCGACGAGGTGTGCTCGATGTGCACGCGCGGGAGGTATCCCAGCTGCACCGCCTGCCGGGTGAGCGAGAACGCCCCCGAGATCACCGCCTGGCTGGCGATCACCGTCGACGCCGTGGCCAGCACCACCAGCGGATACGTCGCCCAGCCGGGGGCCAGGAGGAAGAAGGGATGCTCGGCGGCGGACGGGTCGTTGATGATCGCCGCGCCCTGCCCGAAGTAGTTCAGCACCAGCGAGGGGAGGACCAGCGCGAACCAGGCCATGCGGATCGGCCGCTTGCCGAAGTGCCCCATGTCGGCGTACAGCGCCTCGCCCCCGGTCACCGCCAGGAACACCGAGCCGAGCACGAAGAACGCCGCCCCGCGGTTGCGCACGAAGAAATCCACCGCGTGCAGCGGGCTGAACGCCTCCAGCACCCGCGGGTGCCGCGCGATCTCCGCCGTCCCCAGCGCGGCCAGCACCAGGAACCAGAGGAGCGTCACCGGCCCGAACACCCGCCCGATCCCCCCCGTCCCGTGCCGCTGGACCAGGAAGAGGCCGACGAGGATGACGATGGTGATGGGCACCACGTAGGGCGAGAAGAACGGCGTGGCCACCTCCAGCCCCTCCACCGCGCTCAGCACGGAGATGGCGGGGGTGATCATGCTGTCGCCGTAGAGGAGCGACGCGCCGAAGAGGCCCAGGAGGACGAGGATCCCCGCCTTCCCGCCCGCCGCCGGGGTGCGCGGCACCACCAGCGCGGTGAGGGCGATCATCCCGCCCTCGCCGCGGTTGTCGGCCTGCATCACGAAGCCCAGGTACTTCACCGAGATGACCAGGATCAGCGCCCAGAAGATGAGCGACAGGATCCCCAGCACGTTGGCGGGGGTGGCGGCGATCCCGCTCTCCGGCCGGAACGCCTCGCGCATGGCGTACAGCGGGCTGGTGCCGATGTCGCCGTACACCACGCCCAGCGCGGCGAACGCCAGCACGAACAGGTACCGGCCGGTGGGCTGCTCCCGCGCTTGCGACATTCAGTCGGGGCTCCAGAGGTGGGTCCGGGATCCGCTCATTCAGAGCTCAGCGGGCATTGGACACTGGGTACTGGGCACTGGGTACTGGGCACTGGGCACTCGGCACTCGGCACTGGGCACTTCACAGCTCGATCTGCGCGCCCAGCTCCACCACCCGGTTGGGCGGCAGGGCGAAGAACGAGGTGGCCGGGCGTGCGTTGCGCGCCATCACCGCGAACAGCCGCTCGCGCCAGAGCGCCATCCCCGGCCGCTTCGAGGGGATCAGCGTCTCGCGGCCCAGGAAGTAGCTGGTGTGCGCCGGGCGCAGGTCCAGCCCGTCCACGTGGATGCCGGACAGCGCCCGCGGCACGTCGGGATCCTCCATGAAGCCGTAGCTCAGCGTCACGCGGTAGAAGCCCTCGCCCAGCGCCTCCACCTCGATGCGCTGCTCCTCGGCCACGTGCGGCACCTCCTGCGTCTCCACGTTCAGGAACACCGTCGTCGCATGCAGCACCTTGTAGTGCTTCAGCGAGTGCAGCAGCGCCGGCGGCGTTCCCTGGCGGTTGCCGTACATGAACACCGCCGTCCCCGGCACCCGCGTGGGCTGGCTGCGCCGCACGTCCTCCAGGAACAGGTCGATCGGCAGCGTCGTCTCCACCATCCGCTGCCCCAGGATCCGCCGCCCCGTCTTCCACGTGGTCATCGCCGTGAACACGATGGCGCCCACCAGCAGCGGGAACCAGCCGCCGTGCTCGATCTTGGTGGCGTTCGCCAGGAAGAATGCCAGGTCGATGATGAGGAAGAAGAACGCCGGCACTCCCGCCTTCAGCGCCGTCCAGCCGAAGCGCTCGCGCGCCACGAAGTAGAAGAGGATGGTGGTGATCCCCATCGTCCCCGTCACCGCGATCCCGTACGCCGCCGCCAGGTTGCTGCTGCTGCGGAACCCCAGCACCAGCGCGATGCAGGCGATCATCAGCATCCAGTTGACCCCGGGGATGTAGATCTGCCCGATCTCGCGCTCAGAGGTGTGCTCCACGTCCACGCGCGGCGTGTATCCCAGCTGCACCGCCTGGCGCGTGAGCGAGAACGCGCCCGAGATCAGCGCCTGGCTGGCGATCACCGCCGCCGCCGTGGCCAGCGCCACGAGGGGATACAGCGCCCACGACGGCGCCAGCCGGTAGAACGGGTTCTCCACCGCCGTGGGGTCGCGCAGCAGCAGCGCGCCCTGGCCGAAGTAGTTCAGCAGCAGCGCCGGCAGGGCCACGGTGAACCACGCCAGGCGGATGGGGTCGCGGCCGAAGTGCCCCATGTCGGCGTACAGCGCCTCGCCGCCGGTGACGACCAGGAAGACGGAGCCCAGCACCAGGAAGCCCTGGTACCCGTGCTGGAGCATGAAGCGCAGCGCGTGGTGCGGGCTTACGGCCAGGAACACCGAGGGATAGCGGACCGCCTCCACGATCCCCATCGCGGCGATGCTGGCGAACCAGACCAGCATCACCGGCCCGAAGATCCGCCCGATGGCCGCAGTCCCCCGGCTCTGCACCACGAAGAGGCCCACGAGGATGAAGATGGAGATCAGGATGATGTACGGCTCGAAGAAGGGGGTGGCCACGTTCAGCCCCTCCACCGCGCTCAGCACGGTGATGGCCGGCGTGATCATCCCGTCGCCGTACAGCAGCGCGGCGCCGAACACGCCCATCAGCGCCAGCACCATCGCCAGCCCGCGCGGCTTGCCGCCGCGCGGGGGCGCGACCAGCGCCAGCAGCGCCAGGATCCCGCCCTCGCCGCGGTTGTCCGCGCGCATCACGAACAGCAGGTACTTGACCGTGACCACCAGGATCAGCGACCACACGATCAGCGACAGGATCCCCACCACGTTCT
This genomic interval carries:
- a CDS encoding KUP/HAK/KT family potassium transporter, encoding MSQAREQPTGRYLFVLAFAALGVVYGDIGTSPLYAMREAFRPESGIAATPANVLGILSLIFWALILVISVKYLGFVMQADNRGEGGMIALTALVVPRTPAAGGKAGILVLLGLFGASLLYGDSMITPAISVLSAVEGLEVATPFFSPYVVPITIVILVGLFLVQRHGTGGIGRVFGPVTLLWFLVLAALGTAEIARHPRVLEAFSPLHAVDFFVRNRGAAFFVLGSVFLAVTGGEALYADMGHFGKRPIRMAWFALVLPSLVLNYFGQGAAIINDPSAAEHPFFLLAPGWATYPLVVLATASTVIASQAVISGAFSLTRQAVQLGYLPRVHIEHTSSREIGQIYIPGVNWLLMLACLGLVAGFRESSSLANAYGVAVTTDMVFTTLLFTAVARTRWHWPWWKAGGLAAAFLVVDLAFWGANLEKIPHGGWFPLAVAAVIFTLMTTWKKGRQILAGRMQASTLPLKLFLGDVERTKTTRVPGTAVFMYGSSDGTPPALLHNLIHNKVLHERVVLLTVEVLEIPVVDEEERVQVAAQGQGFYRMTVRYGFTEDPDIPAALATVK
- a CDS encoding potassium transporter Kup is translated as MTASHPHEGAPRGRYLLTLALGALGVVYGDIGTSPLYALRECFHHSSGIAPTHENVVGILSLIVWSLILVVTVKYLLFVMRADNRGEGGILALLALVAPPRGGKPRGLAMVLALMGVFGAALLYGDGMITPAITVLSAVEGLNVATPFFEPYIILISIFILVGLFVVQSRGTAAIGRIFGPVMLVWFASIAAMGIVEAVRYPSVFLAVSPHHALRFMLQHGYQGFLVLGSVFLVVTGGEALYADMGHFGRDPIRLAWFTVALPALLLNYFGQGALLLRDPTAVENPFYRLAPSWALYPLVALATAAAVIASQALISGAFSLTRQAVQLGYTPRVDVEHTSEREIGQIYIPGVNWMLMIACIALVLGFRSSSNLAAAYGIAVTGTMGITTILFYFVARERFGWTALKAGVPAFFFLIIDLAFFLANATKIEHGGWFPLLVGAIVFTAMTTWKTGRRILGQRMVETTLPIDLFLEDVRRSQPTRVPGTAVFMYGNRQGTPPALLHSLKHYKVLHATTVFLNVETQEVPHVAEEQRIEVEALGEGFYRVTLSYGFMEDPDVPRALSGIHVDGLDLRPAHTSYFLGRETLIPSKRPGMALWRERLFAVMARNARPATSFFALPPNRVVELGAQIEL